The following coding sequences are from one Lolium rigidum isolate FL_2022 chromosome 6, APGP_CSIRO_Lrig_0.1, whole genome shotgun sequence window:
- the LOC124666586 gene encoding FT-interacting protein 3-like — MKLAVEISDASDLPPKDNAATCNAFVEVDFDGQKQRTATRPADRSPQWNETLLFDVRDDPDPGRLPSIPAVEVSVLHDRRLSDHNAVRPSAFLGRVRLTGDSFAPSPDEAVVQRYPLEKRGLFSRVSGDIALRLYLLDGRDRADGAAAAAAAANSSSAAPTMMNNVDQNQRRADPAAASMDPERVVRNAFAAAPSEAARTPAAESMGKSSHEPRVFRSIPASSSEPRRATLHAMAAPPPPPGQTVVMPRPAGPPPAQPPGSAYGLVETRPPLPAKMGPRSSAAKIASTYDMVEPMTYLYVTVVKARDLPTMDITGSLDPYVEVKLGNFKGVTRHLEKNSNPVWRQTFAFSGAHLQSSQLEVIVKDKDVLRDDFVGRVVFDMSDIPSRLPPDSPLAPQWYRLADAHGNKMQHGGHHGYGEIMLAVWLGTQADEAFPEAWHSDAHSLSQEGLTNTRSKVYYSPKLIYLKLSVIAAQDLIPAEKGRPLAATIAKIQMGNQIRRTRPQSGTANPIWSEEFMFVASEPFEDPLVVTVEERVAAGRDEPIGRLIIPVNSPYVPRNDLAKSVPSKWFSLSRGMTMEEAAADVTSSIKNRESSKTFASKIHLKMSLETAYHVLDESTHYSSDLQPAAKKLRKSAIGILEVGILSALGLGGNKNPYCVAKYGSKWVRTRTLLFTAAPQWNEQYTWEVFDLSTVITVAVFDNANLHHGHGHEPSKDQRIGKVRVRLATLETDRVYTHYYPLMALTPSGLKKTGELHLAVRFTCTAWANMLAQYGRPLLPKMHYTNPISVLQLDYLRFQAMQMVATRLGRAEPPLRREVVEYMLDVDSHMFSLRRSKANFYRIISLFSGAVAVGRWFDGICKWKNPLTTILVHVLFLILVCYPELILPTVFLYLFMIGVWNYRRRPRKPPHMDTVLSHAELAHPDELDEEFDTFPTSKPSDVVRMRYDRLRSVAGRVQTVVGDLAMQGERAQSLLSWRDPRATAIFITLSLVVAIVLYVTPFQVVAVVAGLYLLRHPRFRSKQPSVPFNFYKRLPAKGDMLL; from the coding sequence ATGAAGCTGGCCGTGGAGATCTCGGACGCGTCGGACCTTCCCCCGAAGGACAACGCGGCCACCTGCAACGCCTTCGTCGAGGTCGACTTCGACGGCCAGAAGCAGCGCaccgccacccggcccgccgaccGCTCCCCACAGTGGAACGAGACCCTCCTCTTCGACGTCCGCGATGATCCGGACCCGGGCCGGCTCCCCTCGATCCCCGCCGTCGAGGTGTCCGTGCTCCACGACCGCCGCCTCAGCGACCACAACGCGGTCCGCCCCAGCGCCTTCCTCGGCCGCGTCCGCCTCACCGGGGACTCCTTCGCGCCGTCGCCCGACGAGGCGGTGGTCCAGAGGTACCCGCTCGAAAAGCGCGGGCTCTTCTCCCGCGTGTCCGGGGACATCGCGCTCCGCCTCTACCTGCTGGATGGTCGTGATCGCGCCGACGgtgccgccgcagcagcagctgctgctaaTTCTAGTTCCGCTGCTCCCACGATGATGAACAACGTAGATCAAAATCAGCGGCGCGCCGACCCCGCAGCCGCAAGCATGGACCCCGAGAGGGTCGTCAGGAACGCGTTCGCCGCCGCCCCATCCGAGGCGGCGCGGACGCCGGCGGCCGAGTCCATGGGAAAGAGCAGCCACGAGCCGCGCGTGTTCCGCTCGATACCGGCCTCTTCCTCCGAGCCACGACGCGCCACGCTGCACGCCATGGCagcgccgcctccaccaccgGGGCAGACGGTGGTCATGCCGCGCCCCGCAGGCCCGCCACCAGCCCAACCACCAGGCTCCGCGTACGGCCTGGTGGAGACGAGGCCTCCGCTCCCAGCGAAAATGGGTCCGCGCTCGTCGGCGGCGAAGATCGCGTCCACCTACGACATGGTGGAGCCCATGACGTACCTCTACGTGACCGTCGTCAAGGCCCGGGACCTTCCCACCATGGACATCACGGGCTCGCTGGACCCGTACGTGGAGGTGAAGCTGGGCAACTTCAAGGGCGTGACGCGGCACCTGGAGAAGAACTCCAACCCGGTGTGGCGCCAGACGTTCGCCTTCTCCGGCGCGCACCTGCAGTCCAGCCAGCTGGAGGTCATCGTCAAGGACAAGGACGTCCTCCGCGACGACTTCGTCGGCCGTGTCGTCTTCGACATGTCCGACATTCCCAGCAGGCTGCCGCCCGACTCGCCGCTCGCGCCGCAGTGGTACCGCCTCGCCGACGCGCACGGCAACAAGATGCAGCATGGCGGCCACCATGGGTACGGCGAGATCATGCTGGCGGTGTGGCTGGGCACGCAGGCCGACGAGGCGTTCCCGGAGGCGTGGCACTCGGACGCGCACTCGCTTTCTCAGGAAGGCCTCACCAACACGCGCTCCAAGGTTTACTACTCGCCAAAGCTCATCTACCTCAAGCTCTCCGTCATCGCCGCGCAGGACCTGATCCCCGCCGAGAAGGGCCGGCCTCTCGCGGCCACCATCGCCAAGATCCAGATGGGGAACCAGATCCGGCGGACCAGGCCGCAGAGCGGGACGGCGAACCCGATATGGAGCGAGGAGTTCATGTTCGTCGCCAGCGAGCCGTTCGAGGACCCGCTGGTGGTGACTGTGGAGGAGAGGGTCGCCGCCGGCCGCGACGAGCCCATCGGCCGCCTGATCATCCCCGTCAATTCGCCGTACGTGCCGCGCAACGACCTGGCGAAATCCGTTCCGTCGAAATGGTTCAGCCTGTCGCGCGGGATgacgatggaggaggcggcggccgacgtGACCAGCAGCATCAAGAACAGGGAGTCGTCCAAGACGTTCGCCAGCAAGATCCACCTGAAGATGAGCCTGGAGACGGCGTACCACGTGTTGGACGAGTCGACGCACTACAGCAGCGACCTGCAGCCGGCGGCCAAGAAGCTGCGGAAGAGCGCCATTGGCATCCTCGAGGTTGGCATTCTCAGCGCGCTCGGCCTCGGCGGCAACAAGAACCCGTACTGTGTGGCCAAGTACGGCTCCAAGTGGGTGCGCACGCGCACGCTGCTGTTCACGGCGGCGCCGCAGTGGAACGAGCAGTACACGTGGGAGGTGTTCGACCTCAGCACCGTCATCACCGTCGCGGTGTTCGACAACGCCAACCtccaccacggccacggccacgagcCCAGCAAGGACCAGAGGATCGGCAAGGTGCGCGTCCGGCTCGCCACGCTGGAGACCGACAGGGTGTACACGCACTACTACCCTCTGATGGCGCTCACCCCGTCGGGGCTGAAGAAGACGGGGGAGCTCCACCTAGCCGTCCGGTTCACGTGCACGGCGTGGGCCAACATGCTGGCGCAGTACGGCCGGCCGCTGCTGCCGAAGATGCATTACACGAACCCGATTTCGGTGCTGCAGCTGGACTACCTCCGGTTCCAAGCGATGCAGATGGTGGCGACGCGTCTAGGCAGGGCGGAGCCGCCGCTGCGGAGGGAGGTGGTGGAGTACATGCTCGACGTTGACTCGCACATGTTCAGCCTACGGCGCAGCAAGGCCAACTTCTACCGGATCATCTCCCTCTTCTCCGGCGCCGTCGCCGTGGGGAGATGGTTCGACGGCATCTGCAAGTGGAAGAACCCACTGACGACGATCCTGGTCCACGTGCTCTTCCTCATCCTGGTGTGCTACCCGGAGCTGATCCTGCCCACGGTGTTTCTATACCTGTTCATGATCGGGGTGTGGAACTACCGGCGGCGGCCGCGCAAGCCGCCCCACATGGACACCGTGCTGTCGCACGCGGAGCTTGCCCACCCGGACGAGCTTGATGAGGAGTTCGACACGTTCCCGACGTCCAAGCCGAGCGACGTTGTTCGGATGCGGTACGACCGGCTGCGGAGCGTCGCCGGCAGGGTGCAGACGGTGGTCGGCGACCTGGCCATGCAGGGGGAGCGCGCCCAGTCACTGCTCAGCTGGCGGGACCCCAGGGCCACGGCGATCTTCATCACGCTGTCACTGGTGGTGGCGATCGTGCTGTACGTGACGCCGTTCCAGGTGGTGGCCGTCGTCGCCGGCCTGTACTTACTCCGCCACCCACGGTTCAGAAGCAAGCAGCCGTCCGTGCCGTTCAACTTCTACAAGAGGCTCCCGGCCAAGGGCGACATGCTCCTATGA